Genomic DNA from Corylus avellana chromosome ca4, CavTom2PMs-1.0:
TCGAGCATAGTTTTTGATCTCATGGCAGACAACTCTTTCCTTGATACGAGAGTTAAGGCCATTTTCAAAACGTTCTGTCTTTGATACTTCGTCAGGAATAAGATTAATACCAAACCTGGCTAACTCAGTGAATTTAATTGAGTATTGTTCCACTGACATAGTACCTTGCACCAAGTTCTGAAATTCAATAGCTCTTAACTGCTTTTGAGACCTTGGGAAATATTGCCTATTGAATTCCTCAACAAACCTTTCCCACGTGATAACAACACCAGGTCCTATCAGCTCTACCTGGGACTTCCACCACTTAAGGGCTTCACCAGTTAGCCTTAATACGGTGTATGTCAACTTTTCCTCATTTGTACACTTGAGCGTGTCATGCAGCAGTTGGATATCTGAAATCCAAGCTTCAGCTACTGTATGTCCTTGAGTCCCATTGAAAGTACGAAACTGCTGATCAGTAAAGTCACGCATCGAGCAACCGATACGCTCGACTGGTGCAACAGGTTGAGACATCCATGAAATTGCTTCCATGAATTGCCTAGTAATATCTCCCATAAATTGGACTAATGTTGGGTGTACACCATCATGGAATgttggaggtggaggtggaggtggaggtggtatttcattgttttcattATGAGGTGCTTCGCCTTCCTCAACGACAGGTACATCACGTCTTCGTACCATAATTctgtacaaattaattaacgACTTATCtatatcaaagcaaacaacaaaatcactcaaacatGTAAATAACATAGTTGTGCTTCTATCGCTAATACTTTATTctcaaacaaaagtttttataaaaagttatgaGTATTTTATTTAGTGAAGCTCTTGTGTTGTATATACCCTAGTCTAGTATGATACTAACTTTCCCATAG
This window encodes:
- the LOC132177993 gene encoding uncharacterized protein LOC132177993, which gives rise to MVRRRDVPVVEEGEAPHNENNEIPPPPPPPPPTFHDGVHPTLVQFMGDITRQFMEAISWMSQPVAPVERIGCSMRDFTDQQFRTFNGTQGHTVAEAWISDIQLLHDTLKCTNEEKLTYTVLRLTGEALKWWKSQVELIGPGVVITWERFVEEFNRQYFPRSQKQLRAIEFQNLVQGTMSVEQYSIKFTELARFGINLIPDEVSKTERFENGLNSRIKERVVCHEIKNYARLVNVASLAERAIRETSAAYEHRKRSMPPASYPSKQFVVGTGSKQTDHKIFPPPVGSQKVACPKCGRMHFGDCRSESTGCFRCGQKGHFKKDCPMNTTGEAGAQRNDFQQRRPAQARVYTLTPVDDDENDEANNDIVTGTISLFGTLVCTLFDSRATHSFISALYTKICHISTRPFGQDWSVQTPGRERINELLSSLRDEH